Proteins co-encoded in one Zymomonas mobilis subsp. mobilis ATCC 10988 genomic window:
- the rsmG gene encoding 16S rRNA (guanine(527)-N(7))-methyltransferase RsmG, whose protein sequence is MTREEALLWLDQHIGISRETVEKLDAFVACLHAEMAHQNLIARSTVDDLWGRHIIDSAQLLPLARKEAAFNKKASPKSWLDLGSGAGFPGIIIAILSEMAVTLVESRRKRVEFLEKAAEAAGTPVTILGQRLENIEPQAFDIITARAFAPLDKLWRLAFPFSHKESLWLLPKGQNARTELEETRKLWQGDTRIEGSVTDPQSAIIVATHIHPKKQKTGKKT, encoded by the coding sequence ATGACACGGGAAGAAGCGCTCCTCTGGCTCGACCAGCATATCGGTATTTCACGTGAAACAGTGGAAAAGCTCGATGCTTTTGTCGCTTGCCTTCATGCGGAAATGGCGCATCAAAATTTGATCGCTCGCTCGACGGTCGATGATTTATGGGGGCGTCATATTATTGATTCCGCCCAACTTCTGCCCTTGGCCAGAAAGGAAGCCGCTTTTAACAAAAAAGCCTCTCCTAAAAGCTGGCTCGATCTGGGCAGCGGTGCGGGGTTTCCGGGCATCATCATTGCCATTCTTTCCGAAATGGCGGTGACTTTGGTTGAATCCCGCCGAAAAAGAGTTGAATTTTTAGAAAAAGCCGCTGAAGCTGCCGGAACACCTGTCACTATTTTAGGGCAAAGGCTGGAAAATATCGAACCCCAAGCCTTTGATATTATTACAGCCCGCGCCTTCGCGCCTCTGGATAAATTATGGCGACTGGCCTTTCCTTTCTCTCACAAGGAAAGCCTATGGCTGCTTCCCAAAGGGCAAAATGCGCGGACGGAACTAGAAGAGACCCGTAAATTATGGCAAGGTGATACCCGAATAGAGGGGAGCGTCACCGATCCGCAATCGGCGATTATTGTCGCGACCCATATTCACCCCAAAAAACAAAAAACGGGGAAGAAAACGTGA
- a CDS encoding ParA family protein, producing the protein MIRIAIANQKGGVGKTTSAINLSTALAAIGWRVLVIDFDPQGNASTGLGIKHEHRRVSAYQVLTGEAALTEGVVKTAVPGLEIIPATVDLSGAEIDLLSIGERTHRLAHVLDTAPPDRWDACLIDCPPSLGLLTVNALVAAHKLMVPLQCEFFALEGLSQLLTTIERVRSRFNPSLSILGVTLTMYDRRNRLSDQVADDVREVLGRVVFNTTIPRNVRLSEAPSHGIPALIYDHRCAGSEAYMALAREVIDRLSSKKTFYQSQVSA; encoded by the coding sequence GTGATCAGAATCGCTATCGCCAATCAAAAAGGCGGCGTTGGAAAAACAACTTCTGCGATTAACCTTTCAACCGCTTTGGCGGCTATTGGCTGGCGGGTGCTGGTCATTGATTTTGATCCTCAAGGGAACGCCTCAACTGGCCTCGGTATCAAACACGAACATCGTCGGGTTTCTGCCTATCAGGTGCTAACCGGCGAGGCGGCTTTGACCGAAGGTGTGGTGAAAACGGCGGTTCCGGGATTGGAGATTATTCCGGCAACGGTCGATCTTTCCGGTGCAGAAATTGATCTTCTCAGTATCGGGGAAAGAACCCATCGACTGGCGCATGTGCTCGACACCGCGCCGCCTGACCGTTGGGATGCCTGTCTGATTGACTGTCCGCCCTCATTGGGACTTTTGACCGTCAATGCTCTTGTTGCTGCCCATAAATTGATGGTGCCGCTGCAATGTGAATTTTTTGCCCTCGAAGGTTTGAGCCAGCTTCTAACCACTATCGAACGGGTGCGGTCACGCTTTAATCCCAGCCTGTCTATCCTCGGGGTTACGCTTACCATGTATGACCGCCGTAACCGGCTGTCCGATCAGGTCGCCGATGATGTGCGGGAAGTCTTGGGGCGGGTCGTTTTTAACACGACTATTCCTCGTAATGTTCGACTTTCCGAAGCGCCGAGCCATGGTATCCCCGCGTTAATTTACGATCATCGTTGTGCCGGATCAGAAGCCTATATGGCTCTGGCACGTGAAGTCATCGATCGACTTTCCAGTAAGAAAACTTTTTATCAATCACAGGTATCTGCATGA
- a CDS encoding ParB/RepB/Spo0J family partition protein, with protein sequence MSFDKKNRPRKKGGLGRGLSALLGEIAEETLGDNPDTGNENAPSGAVRSLPVAAIFPHPDQPRRIFDETALNELTESIAQRGVLQPIVVRPKGSGWQIVAGERRWRAAQRARLHDIPVIVREFDESETLEVALIENIQRSELNAIEEAKAYQRLAEQFGHSPEALSKLVRKSRSHITNLLRLLDLPEVVQDALITRQLTMGHARALITAPDPQKLAEKVIEKGLSVRDTEKLVQEIKNGKSKEPPSKAKKGQTLAADGDDADILALQQLLTESLKLPVTIAYNGESGTISLDYSSMDELDFLFQRLSGSDF encoded by the coding sequence ATGAGTTTCGACAAGAAAAACCGTCCTCGTAAAAAAGGCGGCCTTGGTCGCGGTCTTTCCGCTTTATTAGGCGAGATTGCCGAAGAAACATTGGGCGATAATCCAGATACTGGCAACGAAAATGCCCCCTCCGGCGCAGTTCGTAGTTTACCTGTTGCTGCTATTTTCCCGCATCCAGACCAGCCCCGCCGGATTTTTGACGAAACGGCCTTAAACGAACTCACCGAATCCATTGCCCAAAGGGGTGTTTTGCAACCGATCGTTGTCCGCCCGAAAGGAAGCGGCTGGCAAATCGTGGCAGGCGAACGCCGCTGGCGGGCTGCCCAGCGGGCAAGGCTGCATGATATTCCTGTTATTGTTCGGGAATTTGACGAATCCGAAACGCTGGAAGTTGCTCTGATCGAAAACATCCAACGCTCGGAATTAAACGCAATTGAGGAAGCCAAGGCCTATCAACGCCTTGCCGAACAATTCGGCCACAGCCCCGAAGCATTATCCAAGCTCGTTCGGAAATCCAGAAGCCATATTACCAATCTGCTCCGCCTTCTCGATTTGCCCGAGGTGGTGCAGGATGCGCTGATTACGCGACAATTAACTATGGGACATGCCCGCGCCCTGATTACCGCTCCAGACCCACAAAAGCTGGCTGAAAAGGTCATCGAAAAAGGCTTATCGGTGCGCGATACCGAAAAGCTGGTGCAGGAAATTAAAAACGGCAAGAGTAAAGAACCACCCAGCAAAGCGAAAAAAGGCCAAACGCTGGCGGCTGACGGCGATGATGCCGATATTCTAGCCTTGCAGCAATTATTGACAGAATCCCTGAAACTACCCGTCACCATCGCCTATAATGGCGAAAGCGGTACGATCAGCCTAGATTACAGCTCGATGGATGAATTAGACTTTCTCTTCCAACGGCTTTCCGGCTCTGATTTCTAA
- a CDS encoding MFS transporter produces MTPPKPKTGFLTPDRYLFLLSLLVAGTSFMENLDGSIIVTALPAMSKTFGVPPIDLNIGVSAYLMTLGIFIPVSGWIADRFGIRRIFTLAIAIFTLGSVLCGLANGLVEFVLLRIMQGMGGAMMIPVGRLAVLRNLPKEKLVKTMATLIWPALAAPMLGPVLGGLIVTHTTWRWIFYLNLPLGLIAIVSALLLAPKSGEVEAPPFDWPGFLLTSFSLFFVMASIEMGAQPEPQWMMIGIMILIGGLLLTLGYRHLNRVDHPMIHLETLKIQSFSVSIFGGSIFRITISATPFLLPLMFQIGFGLSPFLSGSLLTAIFAGNLLMKPFTTQLVERFGFRPILIWNNVLCSLSILACAFLSPQSEWLIVLVLFAGGLFRSLQFTALVTLAYSEVPKELMSTANTLFSTLVQISLGLGVTVGAIALRMSHLAVRWFHLGQQADLPFRIALLLVALLSCLALIDAIKLSPTAGFNLLKNKKMPEKA; encoded by the coding sequence ATGACGCCCCCGAAGCCGAAAACCGGTTTTTTAACCCCTGATCGCTATTTATTCCTGTTATCTTTGTTGGTGGCTGGCACCTCCTTTATGGAGAATTTAGACGGTAGCATTATTGTCACCGCCCTGCCCGCGATGAGCAAAACTTTCGGTGTTCCTCCGATTGATCTCAATATCGGGGTTTCTGCCTATTTGATGACTTTGGGAATTTTTATTCCAGTGAGCGGGTGGATTGCTGACCGCTTTGGTATCCGGCGCATCTTTACCCTTGCTATCGCCATTTTTACCTTGGGATCTGTTCTTTGCGGTCTGGCGAATGGCTTGGTCGAATTCGTTCTGTTGCGGATTATGCAGGGTATGGGCGGGGCGATGATGATTCCAGTCGGGCGATTGGCTGTGCTTCGCAATCTGCCCAAGGAAAAGCTCGTCAAAACGATGGCAACTTTGATCTGGCCTGCTTTGGCGGCGCCTATGTTGGGCCCTGTCCTTGGCGGGTTGATCGTCACCCATACGACATGGCGGTGGATATTTTACCTTAATCTGCCTTTGGGACTAATCGCGATTGTTTCGGCGTTGCTGTTAGCGCCTAAATCGGGCGAAGTGGAAGCACCACCCTTTGACTGGCCGGGCTTTTTATTGACCAGTTTTTCCTTATTTTTCGTGATGGCTTCCATTGAAATGGGGGCGCAGCCAGAACCGCAATGGATGATGATTGGTATCATGATCTTGATCGGTGGCTTGCTGTTGACCTTGGGATATCGTCATCTTAATCGCGTCGATCATCCGATGATTCATCTCGAAACCCTGAAAATTCAAAGTTTTTCTGTCAGCATTTTTGGCGGTAGCATTTTCAGGATTACCATCAGTGCGACACCTTTTTTATTGCCTTTGATGTTTCAGATAGGTTTCGGACTTAGTCCCTTTTTATCGGGGTCGTTGTTGACCGCTATTTTCGCCGGAAACCTGCTGATGAAGCCCTTTACCACCCAGCTTGTCGAGCGTTTTGGTTTCCGTCCAATTTTGATCTGGAACAACGTCCTTTGCAGTCTGTCTATTTTGGCTTGCGCTTTTCTGTCGCCGCAATCCGAATGGTTGATTGTGCTTGTTCTTTTTGCAGGTGGGCTATTCCGGTCATTGCAATTCACCGCTTTGGTGACGTTGGCCTATTCAGAAGTCCCCAAAGAATTGATGAGCACCGCCAATACCCTCTTTAGCACCCTCGTCCAGATTTCTTTGGGTTTGGGGGTTACTGTCGGTGCCATCGCTTTACGAATGAGTCATCTTGCAGTTCGGTGGTTTCATTTGGGACAGCAAGCTGATTTGCCCTTCAGAATAGCCTTGCTTCTTGTGGCCTTGCTGTCTTGTCTGGCTTTGATAGACGCGATTAAACTAAGCCCGACCGCAGGGTTTAATCTATTGAAGAATAAAAAAATGCCTGAAAAAGCCTGA
- a CDS encoding ArgP/LysG family DNA-binding transcriptional regulator, whose amino-acid sequence MLDYTALVAVHAVIQEGSFEAAARFLGITPSAISQRVRGYEERLGALLIIRGQPCMPTDIGRALCAHVEKVQLLEAEIAELSGSKEALPVHLKIAVNADSLATWFPDAVADFIKQEKVFLNLFVEDETVTADKLRSGEAMAAITAQTAPITGCRTIHLGKMVYIACATPSFIKSYFPDGFTKQAFTQAPCICFEKHDGLQSQWLQQNYAMPLPPKIHYIPTTQGFLNFLLAGAGWGMQPLPLVKVDIEEGRLIELQPKGAVEVDLYWVVPRLKSDLFEKLTHYLKVFWSNKENPTRNKLLKI is encoded by the coding sequence ATGCTAGATTATACCGCGCTTGTCGCTGTCCATGCTGTGATACAGGAAGGCTCTTTTGAAGCGGCTGCCCGATTTTTGGGGATTACGCCTTCTGCGATATCGCAGCGTGTTCGAGGATATGAAGAAAGATTAGGTGCCTTGTTGATTATCCGAGGCCAACCTTGCATGCCAACGGATATTGGACGCGCTTTATGTGCTCATGTCGAAAAAGTACAACTACTGGAAGCTGAAATCGCCGAGCTTTCTGGCTCAAAAGAAGCGCTGCCTGTTCATCTAAAAATAGCGGTCAATGCAGATAGCCTTGCAACGTGGTTTCCCGATGCTGTGGCCGATTTTATTAAACAAGAAAAAGTCTTTTTGAATCTTTTCGTAGAAGATGAAACAGTGACGGCGGATAAATTGCGTTCTGGTGAAGCGATGGCCGCCATTACTGCGCAAACAGCCCCAATAACGGGATGCCGGACAATTCATCTGGGAAAAATGGTCTATATTGCCTGTGCGACCCCATCTTTTATAAAAAGCTATTTCCCAGATGGTTTCACCAAACAGGCATTTACTCAAGCGCCGTGCATCTGCTTTGAAAAGCATGACGGTTTACAAAGTCAGTGGCTACAGCAAAATTATGCGATGCCGCTTCCCCCTAAGATTCATTACATCCCCACAACACAAGGTTTTTTAAATTTTTTATTGGCTGGAGCGGGATGGGGGATGCAGCCCTTACCCTTAGTTAAAGTCGATATAGAAGAAGGGCGATTAATAGAATTACAGCCAAAAGGAGCGGTAGAAGTTGATCTGTATTGGGTCGTTCCAAGGCTAAAAAGTGACTTATTTGAAAAATTGACGCATTATCTCAAGGTCTTTTGGTCTAACAAAGAAAATCCCACTCGAAACAAGTTATTAAAAATATGA
- a CDS encoding LysE/ArgO family amino acid transporter, which translates to MSYILIPFLSGFALSASLIMAIGAQNLFVLRQGLKKEHIGAIVLFCGLSDALLITLGVSGVGAFLSKIPQLSKIFTLAGFLFLSYYGIMALRRAMKPEDSLNLSKGHSVSLAKALFTVAAFTWLNSHVYIDTVLLMGTAASAQPYSLRPIFGIGASAASFVWFFALGYAARFLQPIFQHPRSWQRLDILTGSVMLFLAFLLLWQGILHPFLSL; encoded by the coding sequence ATGTCCTATATTTTGATCCCTTTTTTGTCTGGCTTTGCATTATCCGCCTCTTTAATCATGGCTATTGGTGCCCAAAATCTGTTTGTTCTCCGCCAAGGATTGAAAAAAGAACATATCGGCGCAATCGTTCTTTTTTGTGGGTTATCTGATGCTCTGTTGATTACTCTAGGCGTCAGCGGCGTAGGTGCCTTCCTCTCAAAAATACCTCAATTATCGAAAATCTTTACCCTCGCTGGATTTCTGTTTCTTTCCTATTATGGCATCATGGCATTACGCCGCGCGATGAAGCCCGAAGACAGCCTTAATCTATCAAAAGGCCATTCTGTCTCTCTTGCAAAAGCCTTATTTACAGTCGCGGCTTTTACATGGCTCAACTCACATGTTTATATTGATACGGTTCTTTTGATGGGGACAGCCGCTTCGGCACAACCTTATTCTTTACGGCCTATTTTTGGGATAGGGGCTTCTGCGGCCAGTTTTGTCTGGTTTTTTGCGCTTGGCTATGCCGCCCGTTTTTTACAACCTATTTTCCAGCATCCGCGTTCGTGGCAAAGGCTTGATATTCTTACAGGTAGCGTCATGCTTTTCCTTGCTTTTTTATTGCTCTGGCAAGGCATCCTTCATCCATTTCTATCTCTATGA
- the panC gene encoding pantoate--beta-alanine ligase translates to MLVIHTIAELRAHLDEHRQNRRKISLVPTMGFLHQGHMALAQKARKESDVVVLSIFVNPIQFGVNEDLDVYPRDLPHDIALCKENGVDILFAPSVAEIYPEPIMTSVEVQSLSNILIGRHRPNHFRGVTTIVAKLLNIVEPDKIIFGEKDYQQLIIVRRMIRDLSYKAEVVGVPIVREEDGLACSSRNARLTKEDRAAAVILSQSLKKAQKRILEGEKDVSTIRQLIEDNIKSEARAKIQSIDICHATKLDTLDRIDNQPIVILLAVAFGDVVLIDQQLVTPKEKAL, encoded by the coding sequence TTGCTCGTTATTCATACCATAGCCGAACTTCGCGCCCATCTTGATGAACATCGCCAAAATCGCCGCAAAATCAGCTTGGTGCCTACAATGGGTTTCTTACATCAGGGACATATGGCCTTAGCGCAAAAAGCGAGGAAAGAATCTGATGTTGTGGTGCTTAGTATTTTTGTTAACCCGATACAGTTCGGCGTTAATGAAGATCTCGATGTTTACCCAAGAGATTTACCTCATGACATCGCATTATGTAAAGAAAATGGGGTGGATATCCTTTTTGCGCCTTCGGTGGCTGAAATCTATCCAGAACCGATAATGACCTCGGTCGAGGTTCAATCACTTTCCAATATTTTGATTGGTCGTCATCGCCCCAATCATTTCCGTGGCGTGACGACGATCGTCGCAAAGTTATTGAATATTGTCGAACCCGATAAGATTATTTTCGGAGAAAAGGACTATCAACAGCTTATTATAGTCCGTCGGATGATCCGCGATCTTTCCTACAAAGCCGAAGTGGTTGGGGTGCCTATAGTTCGTGAAGAGGACGGCTTGGCCTGTTCTTCGCGCAATGCAAGATTGACCAAAGAAGATCGCGCTGCGGCGGTCATTCTTTCGCAATCCTTGAAAAAAGCCCAAAAAAGGATTTTGGAAGGCGAAAAAGATGTCTCCACTATCCGCCAGTTAATAGAAGACAATATCAAAAGCGAAGCACGGGCAAAAATTCAATCTATTGATATCTGCCATGCTACAAAATTAGATACTCTCGACAGGATAGATAATCAGCCGATTGTTATTCTACTCGCTGTCGCTTTTGGTGACGTCGTTCTGATCGATCAGCAGCTCGTTACGCCCAAGGAGAAAGCGCTCTAA
- the panB gene encoding 3-methyl-2-oxobutanoate hydroxymethyltransferase translates to MSAIPSSNKRRTIPELRARKGKSPIVALTAYSALTARFVDPYADFILVGDSLAMVEHGMATTIGASLDMMILHGQSVMRGSEKAAVVIDMPFGSYEASPQEAYHNAVRILSETGCSAVKLEGGSHLAPVIAFLTARGVPVMGHIGLTPQYVQTLGGFKIQGHSSEQQDKIKQDALDFEAAGAFSVVLEGVTEPLAREITDNIAIPTIGIGASSYCDGQVLVLEDMLGFNDKVPRFVKKFAHLGDDIKKAVSDYATAVSNRSFPAEDNIYRPKS, encoded by the coding sequence ATGTCAGCCATCCCTTCTTCTAATAAGCGCCGGACTATTCCCGAGCTTCGCGCGCGTAAAGGCAAGTCGCCGATCGTTGCTTTGACGGCTTACAGTGCTTTAACCGCCCGTTTTGTTGATCCTTACGCCGATTTCATTCTTGTCGGGGACAGTCTTGCCATGGTCGAACATGGTATGGCGACGACTATTGGCGCCTCGCTTGATATGATGATTTTACATGGTCAAAGCGTGATGCGCGGTTCCGAGAAGGCCGCTGTCGTTATCGACATGCCTTTTGGTTCTTACGAAGCGAGTCCACAGGAAGCCTATCATAATGCTGTCCGTATTTTGTCCGAAACAGGATGTTCAGCCGTAAAACTTGAAGGCGGCTCTCATCTCGCGCCTGTTATCGCCTTCCTCACAGCACGAGGGGTGCCGGTTATGGGGCATATTGGGTTGACGCCTCAATATGTTCAGACTTTGGGCGGGTTCAAAATACAAGGCCATAGCTCGGAACAACAAGACAAGATTAAACAGGACGCTCTTGATTTTGAGGCCGCCGGTGCTTTTTCCGTCGTGCTAGAAGGGGTGACCGAACCGCTTGCCCGTGAAATTACGGATAATATCGCGATACCAACGATTGGTATCGGTGCCTCTTCTTATTGTGATGGCCAAGTTTTGGTTTTGGAAGATATGCTGGGCTTCAATGACAAGGTGCCGCGTTTCGTCAAAAAATTTGCTCATCTTGGGGATGACATCAAAAAAGCGGTTTCAGACTATGCCACTGCGGTTTCAAATCGTAGTTTTCCAGCAGAAGACAACATCTACAGGCCAAAATCTTAA
- a CDS encoding tetratricopeptide repeat protein has product MKKTGWKAAIILAAIALGALLFWGAFKLNRPTAKTPQEELKLALKYAHGDSSNIDKSKALTLIQQAANKGFAPAEYALGTFYYKGEAVAADKSKALYWYQQAVTHGDADAALALGNMYYNGDSIAPDKSKSVDLYQQAANQGNAQAQLNLGLMFSRGDAVSLDKAKALYWYQQAADKGNPQAELILGNMYYNGDGVAVDKAKALSWYQQAANHGLAQAELALGIMFYNGEGVTVDKNNAAYWLKQAANHGNDTAKYQLKLWFNS; this is encoded by the coding sequence GTGAAAAAAACAGGATGGAAAGCGGCAATCATTTTGGCCGCGATTGCGCTGGGTGCTTTGCTTTTTTGGGGTGCCTTCAAGCTGAATAGGCCAACAGCCAAAACACCACAGGAAGAATTAAAGCTCGCGCTGAAATATGCGCATGGCGATAGCTCGAATATTGATAAAAGCAAGGCTTTGACCCTGATCCAGCAAGCCGCCAATAAAGGCTTTGCTCCGGCTGAATATGCGCTTGGTACTTTTTACTATAAAGGCGAAGCGGTCGCGGCGGATAAATCCAAAGCCCTCTATTGGTATCAACAGGCGGTTACGCATGGGGACGCCGATGCCGCCCTTGCTTTGGGCAATATGTATTATAATGGCGATAGTATTGCGCCCGACAAATCCAAATCCGTTGACCTTTATCAACAGGCGGCCAATCAGGGCAATGCCCAAGCGCAGTTAAATCTTGGCCTAATGTTTTCTCGTGGGGATGCCGTTTCTCTCGATAAAGCCAAAGCACTTTACTGGTATCAGCAAGCCGCTGATAAAGGTAATCCACAGGCTGAACTTATTCTTGGCAATATGTATTATAATGGTGACGGCGTTGCCGTTGATAAAGCCAAAGCGCTTTCTTGGTATCAACAAGCGGCCAATCATGGTCTCGCTCAAGCTGAACTTGCTCTTGGCATTATGTTCTATAATGGCGAAGGCGTTACCGTTGATAAAAATAACGCCGCCTATTGGCTGAAACAAGCTGCTAATCATGGGAATGATACAGCAAAATACCAACTGAAATTATGGTTTAATTCTTAG
- the bla gene encoding class A beta-lactamase — MRRRDVLALGTAGTAVLFPSVFCQALWGKRAVPAERAVSIEEIALEYEQATGGHVGIYAQNIATGKSLAWRANERFLMCSSFKVSLVASVLLRCDRGQDSLDRIISYKPEDIEDLYAPFAKAHLDKAEMSVAELCQGAIEQSDNFCANKLLERSGGALALTAFWRQLGDDQSRLDNIEPFLNETPYGGVENTTTPIAMARNLQKMLLGSLLSPSSRDRLTGWMVRCQTGSQRLRAGLPKNWVIADKTGTNGHDAASDIAILWPQPNKAIILSVYVWGGTPTKDQLLGLFSKIAHYGAADILQSES; from the coding sequence ATGCGGAGGCGGGATGTTTTGGCTTTGGGGACAGCTGGGACGGCGGTTCTGTTTCCATCTGTTTTTTGCCAAGCGCTATGGGGCAAACGGGCAGTTCCTGCGGAAAGGGCTGTCAGTATTGAGGAGATTGCGCTTGAATATGAGCAGGCAACCGGTGGGCATGTCGGGATTTATGCCCAGAATATAGCGACAGGAAAAAGCCTTGCTTGGCGGGCGAATGAACGCTTTCTCATGTGCAGCAGCTTTAAGGTTTCTCTTGTGGCTTCTGTCTTGTTGCGTTGTGACCGTGGGCAAGACAGCCTTGACCGGATTATTTCTTATAAGCCTGAAGATATTGAAGATTTATACGCGCCTTTTGCCAAGGCTCATCTTGATAAAGCAGAGATGTCGGTTGCTGAACTCTGTCAGGGAGCGATTGAACAAAGCGACAATTTCTGTGCCAATAAACTGTTGGAACGTAGTGGCGGGGCTTTGGCTTTGACAGCCTTCTGGCGGCAGTTGGGGGACGATCAAAGTCGGTTAGACAATATCGAGCCATTTTTAAACGAAACGCCTTATGGTGGCGTAGAAAATACGACAACGCCCATAGCTATGGCGCGCAATTTGCAAAAAATGCTTTTGGGTTCTCTATTATCACCTTCCTCCCGCGATCGGCTGACCGGTTGGATGGTAAGATGTCAGACAGGCAGTCAGCGGTTGCGGGCAGGCTTGCCCAAAAACTGGGTCATCGCGGACAAAACCGGCACCAATGGCCATGATGCCGCCAGTGATATTGCCATTCTTTGGCCTCAACCGAATAAAGCCATTATTCTCTCTGTTTATGTTTGGGGTGGAACACCCACAAAAGACCAGCTTCTCGGTCTATTTTCCAAAATAGCCCATTATGGTGCAGCCGACATCCTCCAATCGGAAAGTTAG
- a CDS encoding IS5 family transposase (programmed frameshift) has product MSDVFLLSEHQMERIKPFFPLAHGVPRVDDRRVLSGIVYVIRNGLQWKDAPKAYGPHKTLYNRFIRWSRLGVFDRIFVALTEQAGRSKRLMIDATHLKAHRTAASLLKKGLFPRHIGRTKGGLNSKLHAVCDSQGRPVRLHLTAGQVSDFKGADVLLANLPEETQEILGDRGYDSNKIRQSLADRNITACIPPKKNRKSKPPYDWHLYKKRHLIENMFAKLKDWRRVATRYDRCAHTFMSAIHIAASFIFYLKE; this is encoded by the exons GTGAGTGACGTGTTTTTGCTGTCTGAGCACCAGATGGAACGGATTAAGCCGTTTTTTCCACTGGCGCATGGTGTGCCGCGTGTCGATGACCGTCGTGTCCTGAGCGGGATCGTTTACGTGATCCGCAACGGCCTTCAGTGGAAAGACGCCCCGAAAGCGTATGGCCCGCACAAGACTTTATACAACCGGTTTATCCGGTGGAGCCGCCTGGGTGTCTTTGACCGGATCTTCGTCGCCCTGACGGAGCAGGCAGGCCGTTCAAAGCGTCTGATGATCGATGCAACACATCTGAAAGCACACCGGACAGCGGCCTCCCTGCTCAAAAAGGGGCTTT TTCCCCGCCATATCGGACGCACGAAAGGCGGACTGAACTCAAAGCTTCACGCTGTATGCGATAGTCAGGGCCGCCCTGTCCGGCTGCATCTGACCGCAGGTCAGGTCAGTGACTTCAAAGGCGCGGATGTTCTGCTGGCAAATCTGCCGGAAGAAACACAAGAAATTCTCGGGGACCGGGGATACGACAGTAATAAAATCAGACAGTCTCTCGCAGACCGGAATATCACCGCCTGTATTCCGCCGAAGAAGAACCGGAAATCAAAGCCGCCTTACGACTGGCATCTGTATAAAAAGCGTCACCTCATCGAAAATATGTTCGCAAAGCTCAAAGACTGGCGGCGTGTCGCAACACGATACGACCGGTGCGCTCACACATTCATGTCAGCAATCCATATCGCAGCAAGTTTCATCTTCTATCTCAAAGAATGA
- a CDS encoding ATP-binding cassette domain-containing protein, producing the protein MVGGNGSGKSTLLSCLSSSLKTSDHSIFWKNKPINQQLSNYRRSIGCAPQGRSLDSHLTAIEFLSACAALRCLYSSQMKVEIAHILKNVGLSSLADRPLNHFSGGNLRKILIAQSLLGSPELLILDEPTSEVDISASEMIWSKLKKYSQNHAVIIASHDLPSVVKYADKIAVMSAGNLSPLESPANFEKYENGIFDL; encoded by the coding sequence ATTGTCGGAGGAAACGGATCCGGTAAGTCAACATTATTGAGCTGTCTTTCATCTTCATTAAAAACAAGTGATCATTCCATTTTTTGGAAAAATAAGCCTATAAATCAGCAACTCAGTAATTATCGCCGTTCTATAGGATGTGCACCTCAAGGTCGTAGTCTAGATTCTCATCTTACAGCCATAGAATTTTTGTCTGCTTGTGCGGCTTTGCGTTGCCTTTATTCATCTCAAATGAAGGTAGAGATTGCTCATATTTTAAAAAATGTTGGATTATCTTCCCTTGCAGACAGGCCCTTAAATCATTTTTCAGGTGGTAATCTCCGAAAGATACTTATTGCTCAATCTTTATTAGGTAGTCCTGAATTACTTATTCTTGATGAGCCTACTTCAGAGGTCGATATCTCTGCCTCTGAAATGATATGGTCAAAATTAAAAAAATATTCTCAAAATCACGCTGTAATTATTGCCAGCCATGATCTGCCTTCTGTCGTGAAATATGCTGATAAAATAGCCGTTATGTCGGCAGGAAATTTATCACCGCTTGAATCTCCCGCAAATTTTGAAAAATATGAAAATGGGATATTCGACCTATGA